In Planctomycetaceae bacterium, the DNA window GTTGGTCCGGCCAGGTAACCATGACTTCCACTACCACTCGCGTGCGATACCGTAGTCGTCAAAGACCCTGTCGACACTGATGATTGGCAGGTTTTCAACGCTGGCCTGAGCAACCATCAGCCGGTCAAACGGGTCACGATGATGAAAAGGCAAACTGCAAACGACTTTGAGATGGTCAACACTGACCGCGAGAATCTCCATGCTGTTTCTTGTCAGTTGGTCGGGAAACAGTTGCTCGAACGGCAGACCGAGAGTCAGCCTTCCTATGCTGAACTTGATGGCCATTTCCCACAGCGTGGCGATGCTCACAACAAGGTCGTTTCTCACATCATCGATCAACTGCCGGGCATGATCGCTTAGCTGCGGGCTTCCGCCGATAAACCAGATCAGACTGTGAGTATCCAGCATGTATTTCATTCGACGTACTCGCTGAAATCCGCCAGTGGCTCATCAAAGTCAGGTCCCATTGAAATCAGACCTCTGGCGCTGCCGAACTGCCGCGAACGCTTCGTCGTGGCGCACGGGACAAGTTGCACTGACAACTCAGCGTCTTTCGTGATGAAGACATCCTCACCCGCGACAGCCGCTTCAATCAGGTCTGGGAGATGCGTCTTCGCTTCGTCGAGAGTGACTTTCTGCATCATGGGGTATCCCGCTGACAGGTCGTTTCACTGAAG includes these proteins:
- a CDS encoding type II toxin-antitoxin system VapC family toxin; protein product: MKYMLDTHSLIWFIGGSPQLSDHARQLIDDVRNDLVVSIATLWEMAIKFSIGRLTLGLPFEQLFPDQLTRNSMEILAVSVDHLKVVCSLPFHHRDPFDRLMVAQASVENLPIISVDRVFDDYGIAREW
- a CDS encoding type II toxin-antitoxin system prevent-host-death family antitoxin, with amino-acid sequence MMQKVTLDEAKTHLPDLIEAAVAGEDVFITKDAELSVQLVPCATTKRSRQFGSARGLISMGPDFDEPLADFSEYVE